A single genomic interval of Aureliella helgolandensis harbors:
- the dxs gene encoding 1-deoxy-D-xylulose-5-phosphate synthase yields MPEILETLDSAIDLHGKSAKELKQVADEIREVLCGLLSIRTAHFASNLGVVELCLALHSTFDFRHDRLIWDTGHQVYPHKLVTGRYKDFANIRTRGGLMGYPNPAESEYDLFMTGHAGCSISTALGLQSGDDIRGEGNRKSVAVIGDGAFPSGIVFEALNNAGELKSDLLMILNDNRMSICPRVGSVATYLDRLRTNPFYTGLKTEVVRMLNHVPVFGDPAERMLAQIKEGVKAGLHGGMLFEELGIRYVGPIDGHDIELMRKYLRMVKDQEGPVLLHVVTEKGHGYQPAAQDPVFFHTPPAFRDEQGEAKILVKSGSPAYTNFARDAIGAAMRRDPRVTVMTAAMCQGNKLEPVREEFPKRFFDVGICESHAVAFAGGQAKTGLKPIVTIYSTFLQRSYDQIFQEAALQNLPVTFMMDRAGLAGPDGPTHHGVYDIGYMRVFPNMVLMAPGTGAELGQMLDFAIELDCPVGIRYPKAAAAEMELPEQPIKLGKSQVARWGTDGAILGLGPMLELALAAAEQLAQEGIDIAVINPRFIKPLDQELLAKVFNECRFVITAEEGALMGGFGSAVLELACDQGWDTRVLKRLGIPDEFVEHGEREDLLADAGMSVAGLVEACRELASRAALSV; encoded by the coding sequence ATGCCAGAGATCCTTGAAACACTCGACTCCGCGATCGACCTGCACGGCAAGAGCGCGAAAGAGTTGAAGCAGGTTGCGGACGAAATACGAGAGGTCCTGTGCGGCCTGTTGAGTATTCGGACGGCCCATTTTGCTTCGAATCTGGGGGTAGTCGAGCTTTGCTTGGCATTGCATAGCACCTTTGATTTTCGTCACGACCGCTTAATTTGGGATACAGGGCACCAGGTCTACCCCCATAAACTGGTGACCGGACGGTACAAGGATTTTGCCAATATTCGAACCCGTGGTGGATTGATGGGGTATCCCAATCCCGCGGAGAGCGAATATGACCTGTTCATGACAGGCCACGCCGGCTGCAGCATTTCAACGGCTTTGGGACTCCAAAGTGGCGACGACATTCGTGGCGAGGGGAACCGCAAGAGCGTGGCGGTGATCGGCGATGGCGCCTTTCCGTCGGGAATCGTCTTCGAAGCTCTCAACAATGCTGGTGAGTTGAAGAGCGATTTGTTGATGATACTCAACGACAATCGGATGAGCATTTGTCCGCGGGTTGGTTCCGTGGCTACCTACCTCGATCGCTTGCGCACCAATCCGTTCTACACCGGATTGAAGACGGAAGTGGTGCGGATGCTGAACCACGTCCCCGTTTTCGGGGATCCGGCCGAGCGGATGCTGGCGCAAATCAAAGAGGGGGTAAAGGCCGGGTTGCATGGCGGCATGCTGTTCGAGGAACTGGGGATCCGCTACGTGGGCCCCATCGATGGTCACGACATTGAATTGATGCGCAAGTACCTCAGGATGGTCAAAGACCAGGAAGGCCCCGTGCTGTTGCATGTCGTGACCGAGAAGGGGCACGGTTACCAACCTGCCGCTCAGGATCCGGTCTTCTTCCACACTCCTCCTGCGTTCCGCGACGAGCAGGGGGAAGCCAAGATTTTGGTGAAGAGCGGGTCACCGGCCTATACGAATTTCGCTCGAGATGCCATTGGCGCTGCCATGCGGCGCGATCCGCGGGTGACCGTCATGACGGCTGCCATGTGTCAAGGAAATAAACTGGAACCGGTCCGCGAAGAGTTCCCGAAGAGATTCTTTGACGTGGGGATTTGTGAATCCCACGCCGTTGCCTTTGCTGGAGGCCAAGCGAAAACGGGGCTGAAACCAATTGTGACGATCTATAGCACATTCTTGCAGCGGAGCTACGACCAGATTTTTCAAGAGGCGGCCCTGCAAAACCTGCCGGTAACTTTCATGATGGACCGTGCGGGGCTGGCCGGACCCGATGGCCCTACGCACCATGGTGTCTATGATATTGGCTACATGCGAGTCTTTCCCAATATGGTCTTAATGGCTCCTGGCACCGGAGCTGAATTGGGACAAATGCTCGATTTTGCGATCGAGTTGGATTGTCCGGTGGGCATCCGCTATCCCAAAGCGGCGGCAGCCGAGATGGAATTGCCCGAACAACCGATCAAGCTTGGCAAGTCGCAAGTCGCCCGCTGGGGTACCGACGGTGCGATTCTGGGCTTGGGCCCCATGTTGGAATTGGCCCTGGCGGCTGCAGAGCAGCTCGCGCAGGAGGGAATTGACATTGCCGTGATCAATCCACGCTTCATCAAACCGCTGGATCAAGAGCTTTTGGCCAAGGTCTTCAATGAGTGTCGATTCGTAATCACCGCTGAGGAAGGGGCTTTAATGGGTGGCTTCGGTAGTGCCGTCCTAGAGCTGGCCTGTGATCAAGGTTGGGACACTCGCGTGCTGAAACGCCTTGGGATCCCCGATGAATTTGTCGAGCATGGTGAACGCGAGGACTTACTCGCGGATGCAGGCATGTCGGTTGCCGGTTTGGTCGAAGCGTGTCGCGAGCTAGCTAGTCGAGCGGCGCTCTCGGTCTAA
- a CDS encoding polyprenyl synthetase family protein, with product MLESKDSENQGMAENIQQSWLTRITPMREAVDHALAEYLDGIVDCPQRLTDALQYSVLSAGKRLRPILVLLACEACGGEWRTALPGGCAVEFVHVYSLIHDDLPAMDNDDLRRGIPTSHKKFDEATAILAGDSLQMLAMEVLSHQLPAGVALKCCQVLSVAAGRSRLVGGQVDDLAAEGRWGEEARGALALDPLAYLKSIHRRKTGALIVASLEIGATIGGASRAQLDCLTLFGHNIGLAFQIVDDCLDEESTSDQLGKNTHKDGGLGKLTYPGLLGLKESRQMAEQLVSDAIDAIAVLGERKGSLVKLARFVVDRSN from the coding sequence ATGTTAGAGAGTAAGGATTCAGAAAACCAAGGCATGGCCGAAAATATTCAACAAAGCTGGCTGACACGAATTACCCCCATGCGCGAGGCGGTCGATCATGCGCTCGCTGAGTACCTCGATGGGATCGTCGATTGTCCCCAGCGATTGACCGATGCACTGCAATACAGCGTATTGTCCGCCGGCAAGCGACTGCGCCCCATCCTGGTCCTGCTCGCCTGTGAAGCGTGCGGCGGTGAGTGGCGAACTGCCTTGCCGGGTGGATGTGCCGTCGAGTTTGTGCACGTTTACTCCTTGATCCATGATGACTTGCCAGCCATGGACAACGATGATCTGCGGCGCGGCATTCCCACGAGCCATAAGAAGTTTGACGAGGCAACTGCAATTTTGGCTGGCGATAGCCTGCAAATGCTGGCGATGGAGGTCTTGAGCCACCAATTGCCAGCAGGCGTGGCCCTCAAATGCTGCCAGGTCCTCAGTGTGGCTGCTGGGCGTAGTCGGTTGGTGGGGGGGCAGGTCGATGACTTAGCCGCCGAAGGACGTTGGGGGGAGGAGGCTCGAGGCGCATTAGCACTCGACCCACTCGCCTACCTCAAAAGTATCCACCGCCGAAAAACTGGAGCCCTAATTGTGGCTAGTCTCGAAATTGGCGCTACAATTGGGGGGGCAAGTCGGGCGCAACTCGACTGTTTGACACTTTTTGGACACAATATCGGCCTGGCGTTTCAAATCGTCGATGATTGCCTAGACGAGGAGTCGACAAGTGATCAACTTGGTAAGAATACTCATAAGGACGGTGGTTTGGGTAAGTTGACCTATCCCGGCCTGCTGGGGCTCAAGGAGTCCCGGCAGATGGCGGAACAACTCGTGAGTGATGCAATCGATGCGATTGCGGTATTGGGTGAGAGAAAAGGTAGTCTGGTCAAGTTAGCTAGATTTGTGGTCGACAGGAGCAATTGA
- the xseB gene encoding exodeoxyribonuclease VII small subunit — translation MANLMAKKSKAKQDSSEQFEGLEFEEALASLESIVRRLEDGGSSLESSLEDYSQAVGLLKGCHQQLEQVERRIELLSGVDAQGNPISQAQADSTDSLQQKQEGRSQRRTADSSRAKKQTPPPATGEELF, via the coding sequence ATGGCAAATCTGATGGCGAAAAAGAGCAAAGCGAAGCAGGATTCGAGCGAGCAGTTCGAGGGATTGGAGTTCGAGGAAGCCTTGGCAAGCCTGGAGTCAATCGTGCGTCGGTTGGAGGATGGCGGAAGCTCCCTGGAGTCTTCCCTGGAGGACTATTCCCAAGCTGTTGGGCTGCTCAAGGGATGCCATCAGCAACTTGAGCAAGTCGAGCGAAGGATCGAATTGCTCAGTGGGGTCGACGCGCAGGGAAATCCAATCAGCCAAGCTCAGGCGGACTCGACCGACAGTTTGCAGCAGAAACAAGAGGGGCGGAGCCAGCGGCGGACCGCGGATAGCAGTCGGGCAAAGAAGCAGACCCCGCCGCCTGCGACTGGTGAAGAGTTGTTCTAG